A window of the Bradyrhizobium diazoefficiens genome harbors these coding sequences:
- the dksA gene encoding RNA polymerase-binding protein DksA, which yields MNDRQKEYFRLKLLAWKDEILKESKLTLQALQEENVNHPDLADRASSETDRAIELRARDRQRKLIAKIDAALQRIEDNTYGYCEDTGEPISLKRLEARPIATLSVEAQERHEKREKVYRDE from the coding sequence ATGAACGACCGGCAGAAGGAGTACTTCCGTTTGAAGCTCCTCGCCTGGAAGGATGAGATCCTCAAAGAGTCCAAGCTCACCCTGCAGGCGCTGCAGGAGGAGAACGTGAACCACCCCGATCTCGCCGATCGGGCATCGTCCGAAACCGACCGCGCCATCGAACTCCGCGCCCGCGACCGCCAGCGCAAGTTGATCGCCAAGATCGACGCCGCGCTCCAGCGTATCGAGGACAACACCTACGGCTATTGCGAGGATACCGGCGAGCCAATCTCGTTGAAGCGGCTCGAGGCCCGGCCCATCGCGACGCTCTCGGTGGAAGCTCAGGAGCGCCACGAGAAACGCGAGAAGGTCTATCGCGACGAATAG
- a CDS encoding phytanoyl-CoA dioxygenase produces the protein MADRDDTRALEPAQIQQFIEQGFVRIDNAFPRELAEQGRAILWRDLPCSEHDPSTWTRPVIRLSGYGGPPFREIANMPVLHRAFDQLVGAGRWRARKDIGGTFPVRFPHPDDPGDAGWHIDLSFPGKDCDPNEQHDYSAWRANIVSRGRALLMLFLFSDVGEHDAPTRIRSGSHMPMARYLAPAGEAGRARMVLDDMGADCEIALATGKAGTVYLCHPFLVHAAQKHRGRTPRFMAQPDLPPAEPYRLDRADGDYSPVEIAIRMALGYA, from the coding sequence ATGGCCGATCGAGATGACACGCGTGCGCTTGAGCCTGCGCAAATCCAGCAATTCATCGAACAGGGCTTTGTCCGGATCGACAACGCCTTTCCCCGCGAACTCGCCGAGCAGGGCCGAGCCATCCTGTGGCGCGATCTGCCGTGCAGCGAGCACGATCCATCGACCTGGACGCGCCCCGTGATCCGGCTGTCCGGCTATGGCGGTCCGCCATTTCGAGAGATCGCCAACATGCCGGTGCTGCATCGCGCGTTCGACCAGCTGGTCGGCGCCGGCCGTTGGCGGGCGCGCAAGGACATCGGCGGCACCTTTCCGGTGCGCTTCCCGCATCCGGACGATCCCGGCGATGCCGGCTGGCATATCGACCTCAGCTTCCCCGGTAAGGACTGCGACCCCAACGAGCAGCACGACTATTCGGCGTGGCGAGCCAACATCGTCTCGCGCGGCCGCGCGCTGCTGATGTTGTTCCTGTTCTCCGATGTTGGCGAGCACGACGCGCCGACGCGGATCAGGAGCGGCTCGCACATGCCAATGGCGCGCTATCTCGCGCCGGCGGGCGAGGCGGGTCGTGCGCGAATGGTGCTGGATGACATGGGAGCCGATTGCGAGATCGCCCTTGCGACGGGTAAGGCGGGCACGGTCTATCTGTGCCATCCTTTCCTGGTGCACGCTGCGCAAAAGCACCGCGGACGGACACCACGCTTCATGGCACAGCCCGACCTTCCTCCGGCCGAGCCCTATCGGCTGGATCGCGCAGACGGTGACTACTCGCCGGTCGAAATTGCAATCCGGATGGCGCTTGGCTACGCCTGA
- a CDS encoding 2-keto-4-pentenoate hydratase, with product MDKILEAAKAIALARRNHAPLAALEVPPDDEAEGYQVQRALHDLLLKNVGPLVGYKIGCTSQVMQEYIGIPHPCGGGVFQKGVHDSGVKLAASDYVRVGVECEIAVRLQRNLAAGEAPFTAEWVGEAIEAYHPAIEIVDDRYVKWQTMGAPTLIADDFFAAGCVLGASVPRSAVPDLKAVKGRALVNGEEVSHGTGADVLGHPHNALAWLANHLAADGKGLHAGQLVLTGSLVKTLWLKAGDKVRMELDGLGVVEAEFT from the coding sequence ATGGACAAAATTCTCGAAGCCGCAAAGGCGATCGCGCTGGCGCGCCGCAACCATGCACCGCTTGCGGCACTCGAGGTTCCGCCTGATGACGAAGCCGAGGGCTATCAGGTCCAGCGCGCGCTGCATGACCTTCTATTGAAGAATGTCGGGCCGCTGGTCGGCTACAAGATCGGCTGCACCAGCCAGGTGATGCAGGAGTACATCGGCATCCCGCACCCCTGCGGCGGCGGCGTGTTCCAGAAGGGCGTGCATGACAGCGGCGTCAAGCTCGCCGCCTCCGACTATGTCCGGGTCGGCGTCGAGTGCGAGATCGCCGTGCGCCTGCAGCGCAACCTCGCCGCCGGCGAGGCGCCGTTCACCGCCGAATGGGTCGGCGAAGCGATCGAGGCCTATCATCCCGCGATCGAGATTGTCGACGACCGCTACGTGAAATGGCAGACGATGGGCGCGCCGACGTTGATCGCGGATGATTTCTTTGCAGCCGGTTGCGTGCTCGGCGCCTCCGTTCCGCGCTCGGCGGTGCCGGACCTGAAGGCGGTCAAGGGCCGCGCCCTCGTCAACGGCGAGGAGGTCAGCCACGGCACCGGCGCCGACGTGCTCGGCCATCCCCACAACGCTCTCGCCTGGCTCGCCAACCACCTCGCCGCCGACGGCAAGGGTTTGCATGCGGGGCAGCTCGTGCTGACCGGAAGCCTGGTCAAGACACTGTGGCTGAAAGCCGGCGACAAGGTGCGGATGGAGCTCGACGGGCTGGGCGTGGTGGAGGCGGAGTTTACGTGA
- a CDS encoding DNA-binding protein: protein MPLTHSFQQTIRARAERDPAFREALFQEAMQSLLQDDADYCRTALRTYINATIGFERLSEVLDRPQKSLMRMFGPGGNPTMANLMAVIHALQKETGVHLEIRAVADAA, encoded by the coding sequence ATGCCGTTGACCCATAGTTTTCAACAAACCATTCGCGCCCGGGCGGAGCGCGATCCCGCCTTTCGCGAGGCACTGTTTCAGGAGGCGATGCAGTCCCTGTTGCAAGACGACGCCGACTATTGCCGCACCGCGCTCCGGACCTACATCAACGCGACCATCGGTTTCGAGCGGCTGAGCGAGGTGCTCGATCGCCCGCAGAAGAGCTTGATGCGGATGTTCGGGCCGGGCGGAAATCCAACGATGGCCAACCTGATGGCGGTGATCCACGCGCTTCAGAAGGAGACCGGCGTGCATCTGGAGATACGGGCTGTCGCGGATGCGGCGTGA
- the flgH gene encoding flagellar basal body L-ring protein FlgH encodes MSSFSSASRLRRIAISALLLATCALASGCSSIDRLSQIGEQPKLSAIDNPTTQPGYKPVQMPMPKPEVASYNPNSLWRNGSRAFFKDQRAHQVGDLLTVAVNITDKANIENDTQRSRTNKEDSGITDFIGAKTITQANKILPGRILTADSTASSEGKGSVDRKEALQTNVAAVVTQVLPNGNLVVEGKQEIRVNYEIRELIVAGIVRPEDIQSDNTIDSTKIAQARIAYGGRGQIMDVQQPRYGQQVMDVLLPF; translated from the coding sequence ATGTCCTCGTTCAGTTCGGCTTCCCGTCTTCGTCGCATTGCGATCTCTGCCCTGCTGCTCGCCACTTGCGCGCTCGCAAGCGGCTGCTCCTCGATCGACCGCCTGTCGCAGATCGGCGAGCAACCGAAATTGTCGGCGATCGACAATCCGACGACGCAGCCCGGCTACAAGCCGGTGCAGATGCCGATGCCGAAGCCGGAAGTCGCCTCCTACAATCCGAACTCGCTGTGGCGCAACGGCAGCCGCGCCTTCTTCAAGGATCAGCGCGCCCACCAGGTCGGCGACCTCCTGACGGTGGCCGTCAACATCACCGACAAGGCCAATATCGAGAACGACACCCAGCGCAGTCGCACCAACAAGGAAGATTCAGGCATTACCGACTTCATCGGGGCGAAGACCATCACGCAGGCGAACAAGATTCTGCCCGGCCGCATTCTGACCGCCGACTCCACCGCCTCCAGCGAAGGCAAGGGCAGCGTCGACCGCAAGGAAGCCTTGCAGACCAACGTCGCCGCGGTCGTGACGCAGGTGCTGCCGAACGGCAATCTCGTGGTCGAAGGCAAGCAGGAGATCCGCGTCAACTACGAGATCCGCGAACTGATCGTCGCCGGCATCGTTCGCCCCGAGGACATCCAGAGCGACAACACCATCGATTCCACCAAGATCGCGCAGGCCCGCATCGCCTATGGCGGCCGCGGCCAGATCATGGACGTGCAGCAGCCGCGCTACGGCCAGCAAGTCATGGACGTGCTGCTGCCCTTCTAA
- the flgA gene encoding flagellar basal body P-ring formation chaperone FlgA, which yields MIRTTLITLSALLVLALPAQAADDGIAALTLRASVTVSSDVVRVGDLIDNAGSAALIPVYRSPDLGTTGALPVAQVLSVLRAKQVIGVMTGDIREVQVTRLARTLANKDLENAVAAALERRFGLGGAANIAVTFDRGVSDMRLDASNSGALQPVATRYDARSGRFDLAFEISNDSNAAPTKLRLTGTAIETVEVAVLTRDVERTETLKSSDVAQERRPKADVTGEPALRDRAVGMQLRRPMRAGTPIRAADIAKPEFVTRDQSVTVIYQVPGIYLTTRGKAIESGAEGDTVSVLNLQTKRTLSGVVTARGQVTVQGASQSAPMPAAVEQTSSLRRDEAPAPVDTDALVRNLVQAPASPAQIAQAQIPQARVSQAQAK from the coding sequence ATGATCCGCACCACGCTCATCACCCTCTCCGCCCTGCTCGTGCTGGCGCTGCCGGCGCAGGCCGCCGACGACGGCATCGCGGCGCTGACGCTGCGCGCCAGCGTCACCGTCAGTTCGGATGTGGTTCGGGTCGGCGACCTCATCGACAATGCCGGCTCGGCCGCGCTGATCCCGGTCTATCGCTCGCCCGACCTCGGCACCACCGGCGCGCTGCCGGTCGCCCAGGTCCTGAGCGTGCTCCGGGCCAAGCAGGTGATCGGCGTGATGACCGGCGATATTAGGGAAGTCCAGGTCACGCGGCTGGCCCGCACCCTTGCCAACAAGGATCTCGAAAACGCGGTCGCCGCCGCGCTCGAGCGCCGCTTCGGCCTTGGCGGCGCCGCCAACATCGCCGTGACCTTCGACCGCGGCGTTTCCGACATGCGGCTCGATGCCTCCAACTCCGGCGCGCTGCAGCCGGTCGCGACGCGCTACGACGCCCGCAGCGGCCGCTTCGACCTCGCCTTCGAGATCAGCAACGACAGCAACGCCGCGCCGACCAAGCTGCGGTTGACCGGCACTGCGATCGAGACCGTGGAGGTCGCCGTCCTGACCCGCGACGTCGAACGCACCGAGACGCTGAAATCTTCGGACGTCGCGCAGGAGCGACGGCCGAAGGCCGACGTGACCGGTGAGCCTGCGCTGCGCGACCGCGCCGTCGGCATGCAGCTGCGCCGGCCGATGCGCGCCGGCACGCCGATCCGCGCCGCCGACATCGCCAAGCCCGAATTCGTAACGCGCGACCAGAGCGTCACCGTCATCTACCAGGTCCCGGGGATCTATCTCACCACCCGCGGCAAGGCGATCGAGAGCGGCGCCGAGGGCGACACCGTCAGCGTCCTCAATTTGCAGACCAAGCGTACGCTGAGCGGCGTCGTCACCGCCCGCGGCCAGGTGACCGTGCAGGGCGCCAGCCAGTCCGCGCCGATGCCGGCTGCCGTCGAGCAGACCTCCTCGCTCAGGCGTGACGAAGCGCCCGCCCCCGTCGACACCGATGCCCTCGTCCGGAACCTGGTCCAGGCCCCCGCGTCGCCGGCCCAGATCGCACAAGCCCAGATCCCGCAAGCTCGCGTCTCGCAAGCTCAGGCAAAGTAA
- the flgG gene encoding flagellar basal-body rod protein FlgG, translating to MQALHTAATGMAAQELNVQVISNNIANLRTTGFKKQTAAFQDLIYEHVRRVGAQASDQGTILPVGVDIGGGVKTVGTPRSMTQGTLSQTGNDLDLAMSGEGFFKILMPDGTYQYTRDGTFQMDNQGRVVTAQGNPVQPTITIPNNASGITVNEQGQVSVTLPGSSSNTILGQIGVTRFINKAGLQPVGSNQFTETTSSGAPQDGTANSEGYGKITQGSLEQANVDVVSEMSDLIAAQRAYEMNAKVISAADQMMQSTTALFR from the coding sequence GGCACAGGAACTCAACGTTCAGGTGATCTCCAACAACATCGCCAACCTGCGCACCACCGGCTTCAAGAAGCAGACCGCGGCGTTCCAGGACCTGATCTACGAACACGTCCGCCGCGTCGGCGCGCAGGCCTCGGACCAAGGCACCATCCTGCCGGTCGGCGTCGACATCGGCGGCGGTGTCAAGACCGTCGGCACCCCCCGCAGCATGACGCAGGGCACGCTGTCGCAGACCGGCAACGACCTCGATCTCGCGATGTCCGGCGAAGGCTTCTTCAAGATCCTGATGCCTGACGGCACCTACCAGTACACCCGCGACGGCACGTTCCAGATGGACAACCAGGGCCGCGTCGTCACGGCGCAGGGCAACCCGGTGCAGCCGACCATCACGATCCCGAACAACGCCTCGGGCATCACCGTCAACGAGCAGGGCCAGGTGTCGGTGACGCTGCCGGGCTCGTCGAGCAACACCATTCTCGGCCAGATCGGCGTGACCCGTTTCATCAACAAGGCGGGCCTGCAGCCGGTCGGCAGCAACCAGTTCACCGAGACGACGTCGTCCGGCGCGCCGCAGGACGGCACCGCGAACTCCGAAGGCTACGGCAAGATCACCCAAGGCAGCCTCGAACAGGCCAATGTCGACGTCGTCTCGGAGATGAGCGACCTGATCGCCGCGCAGCGCGCCTACGAGATGAACGCCAAGGTGATCAGCGCCGCAGACCAGATGATGCAATCGACCACGGCGCTGTTCCGCTGA